In Juglans regia cultivar Chandler chromosome 13, Walnut 2.0, whole genome shotgun sequence, the DNA window GCACACCATTTCAGCAAGATCAACAAACATCGACAAGGTTAGGTTGGGATCCTTCGAAATTTCGGCAAGATATCCATCTATCAATTTTGCTACCATCAGCTTGGAAGCCTCCGATAAAATCCCTGACCTTGTCTCCTGAAGCTCATGGCTTTCTTCAAGCGATTCAATCTCAGCACTCTTATCTTGCATTAGGAACTCTTGTACTATTTTCTGTACTGTACTAACATCAAACATTGTAGTTTCCTCTTCTGGTGCTCGTATCAAAAGATCATTTACAGAAGCCTCCTCCAGTTGCTGTCCTATTCTCCTTACCAGCTCGAACTTATCCATCTCTCCTGAGTTCACTAAAATGGAAGCTTTTAACAATTTGAGCAAGAAACTACAAGAGACACAGCCTTTGTCTGCAGGCAACAGCCACACTATTGTATCTACTACTGACCGGTACTTCGCCATGTCTCCAGACTGAATCATACCCTTGCTGAAACCTGGCAACCTTCTATAAGCATACGCTTTCAAGGCTTCCCCAATTACATCATTTGAAACAATCCCTATGTTTTTAATATTCACCAGAACACGCTTGTACAGACCAATTTCAAGCTCGCACAAATCCTCAACCCACCAGTCCTTTGGCACTGGACGGTTTCTGACACCATTCCAGTTTGGGTCATTCCCATTTTCCTCTGGGAGCTTCTTCCGATTATAGGTATAGGACCAGTCAACCTTGGAAACATCAATACAGGCCTTGGTAGCTATACAGTCAATGCAATCGCTGACAACCTTCAACTCCTCAGATAATGGTAGTAGAAACTTTGTAGTCTGCAGAACAATGATTGAATCTTTCCAGCTGCGGAAAATGCTAGAGGTAAGAAAGACATCAATCTTGTAGATGAGGTTCCCTCTCTCCATGGTCTCATGCATTTCTAGGTACTCAGCTGCACATCGAGCAGCAACAACATTGTAAGCATTGAGAGTGACAGTCATGCCATAACAAAACTTGGCACATATCTCAAAGGCAGCAGGACCACCGGGAATGTCAGAAATGTTAACTTCATCTGTCTTCTCTTCCTTAGTGGTTGTGACCAACTTCTGCAAACGGCCACTTCTTGACAGTAGTGGAAACTGTTCAACAGATGATTCCGATTTGGTATCAGAAAATATGAATTGACTTGTATTGTTTAGAGTTAAAGCTAGTGCCAACCAATGCCACTGAGAAACTTTCTCAACCTATGTCGTCATAACCGCATCTATCAATTCTTTTTTAGTTCCTTTCTattatataatcaataaatctcTTTAGTAATAATTGGTTGAATGGGTTATAGTACCATTTTCATAAGCAGAGTACATGGCACTAAACGCCTGCAAGTGAGCTCATGTAAATCATTGTCATGCATCTGGAATTAGTTTCATGCCTTTGACATATAAGCAACGAAGCATGTTCATTGTCTCGAGAAGGaaaggtaaaataaataaataaataaaaaatgatggtgACAATGATGATGATATAGGCAGCCATGACAAATTGTTCTATCAGCCCATTTAGAGATTACAGAGATTATACATTCTAGTTTAGTAGTTAGGCTGTCTTCTATGCATCACGAAATTCTACAGAGGGCAGTAATACAGTTAATGCTCCAGAATAAAAAAGCCAAAAAGGGTTAAAACGAATTGTCTTCATTATATACTAAAAGTACTCCGTTAAAGATTATTGTACCTTATGAAGATAAAATTTTACATCCCCTACAATAAGAGCGATGTCTGTTGCCAGCTCACTTGTGACATACCTGCAGATTGATATTCCCTTCTAAAGTTACTGAGAAAACATTAAATTAGATGGTACTGTTATAAAGGATAAAGAATATCTGAGTTCATAGATAATCCTTTTTAAGACTACCTTTTACATGCTCTCTACTTGGAAAACTCAATAATAagcaaaataacataatttgattcaAAATTCTTTGCATTTCCATGTAGAATTACTCTCAGCTTCCTTTTCTAGCCAAGCATGTCATTGCTGAAAATCGAATAAGTAAATCATGGTAGCCATCAACTAATGGATAAGCTACTAGTATAATGTCATTGATTCACCATCTTGTACTGCTAGAAAGCCAGATGACTTGCTTCAGTTTTTTCAATTGAAGACATTACCCTGCATGGGTTCCTCTTAAACTAATAGCCACGAACCATTAAACTACTAGACCTGGAATCTACTTCACCAGAGGTTTCATTCTAAAACAGACCCAATACCATGATATTGCAAAACAATAACCATAAGGTGATTGGAATTCAAATTGAATCATCAGATACTTGCAAAAGACTGATATTGCTAGACTAGAGTAGTTTCAAATCCACCAAACCTCAAGTTATCTCTATTATAATTATACAAGTGCCGCTAGTTTAGCCTTGTAGTTGCCATTAGTGGTCTGGATTAATACAATATAAGGAATTACAATCGTAAGCATCGCTTTATCCCCTACAACATTACTAAAAGAGAAAGAATTCATTTTTCCATGAGTGAGAACCACATAATGTTCCATGAGTTGTAGTATCGTTAAACCTGGGATCAGATATGTACTCCTCAGCTTTTTGGTTAATAGATGCATCCAAAGTTTCGGAAcaaatatgattaataaagtttgatgaaataattacataatgACTTCTTATTCACTCAATTAATCaaaccatcattttttttacatcccAACGCATTCAATTgctaaataatactaataaaggTTCTACTATACTACAGACACCTATCAGAAATGCTTAACATCATGAGCATCCGAAAGAAATTTAACAAACCTGACTACAAGTTTATAAAGCTGAAAGAACTCTTCTTATTTTCTGACTTGGTTAGAACTAAGAAAACTAATGAAGTACTTCCTCTCAAATCCCAAATGCCAACGGAGAGAAAAACCAGCCAACATTGAAGAAGAGTACAATATGGGCAAGCTTGAAAGGAATGAGAAGGAAGGCCATACACAAACAGAACTTTCAAAcccccaaaaataatttttaaatgggCCCTATTTTAATCGAGCAATGAAGTTGTTCACAGTCATCAGAGGGAGCTCGAAGTTAAACCTCAAACAACTCTTTGTTAACAAAAGTGCCACAGTAAGCATTAATCTAAGTGGCAAATCTAACTCGAAAGAGGCGGCAAACAGAACTTCAATGAACAGAGAAACAGTTGAAAGAGCTAAAGTCATCGGTAACAGAGTTATGCAACACAAACGGAAATGCATcaaacatttgttttttttttttagtaagtagGAAATGCATCAAACATAACAACAGCACCAGTAATTCCtaaacaaatttcaaaagaaaaatgataggacccagttctttttttgtttctttaattccAAAAGATCTCACCTGACATTGTTTCCATCAGTCTGAAAGGAATCCGGCTTTGATCCAAGTTTCATAAACTTCATCTCGAGAGCAAGAGATCCGCTTCACCCTCTGCACCTTTAAACCGGTCCTCTCCAACACTCAGCTGATTAGTGCTGGTCGCGACGACACATTCTCAGTGAGCATACATAAAAACCCtcaattgaaggaaaattcCCAGAAATAGAAAGCAGTATCCCAGATGTGGGGACCAGATTTCTCAATGCAAGCAAGTTCCTAGTCtccaagagagaaaagaaggatCTCAAAGAGGGGAAGGATATATGCTGTGGTGGTAAGAGAGCGAATCTTTGACAGCAACCGAGGCAGAGAGTATGAgtaagagagagaaggagattAAAGGGAAACACAAGATGGGAGTTGTgcaattttttaagaaaaggtTCTCTTGAATGCCAAGAGAGCCAAAGAAGAGGTTGTTTCCTTGGTCGGCGGCAAAGCCCACGGAGCCCGGGCGCACCTAGTCAGCCCAGGAGACATCGCCAACAGACTCCTAAGACAAAATAATTCTCACACCAGTATCACCCGTAAGCACAAATCCGACTCCACCTCACTCCCCCCcactatttccttttttttcttttcctttctgatCACTTTGTTCCTTTGTTATCGATTTTTTTAAGCATTCATACCACAGGGCCCTCTTATGGTCTTTATAGCTTCAAGTTCCAAAACCCATACAAATCAAACAAATCAGATTTGTGTTTGATTTCTTTAAccgttgaaatttgaaaaaacctGAAACAGAAAACAGCATCTCGATATCAGTTGAAGAAACCCCCAGAACGGTAGACAATGAgcatctctctttattttgctAAGTACGGAAATAAATAGGAGAGAGGGCACAAAAGCAGAAGTTAATTATAGTAATTAACAACCAAACATCAACTACCAACGACAAAATCACTACAAAATTATAACAGAAATCTAAGGAATCTATCAGAATATAACACAGAAATCTAGTAAATTATTGAAGCTGAAGATCATGTATAATGTTAAGATCCTAAAATCGCACATGCAGAAATATGCCCAATATCAAGTTGGAAACATAAAGACAGAGCCCCAAAAGCCACTCTCCGTGTAAACCCCAACAAAACCCAAGACTCATATATCAAATCTACAAAGTTCATTACAGAGTAATAACAAGTTACGTGTAGTAGTGCCAAATTAAGCGAAACCCATTCCGAGTTTTAGGTGGTATCAGCAAAAACCAAACCAAGAAATCTAGATTCTAAAACCGTCTTAAGGAAGATGGGAACCCCACGGGACAAACGAGGGAGATAGAGTGGGAGAGATTGCTTATAAAACTCTTAACAAAATCTTACGCCAATGAGATAATGACGCATTCCAATCTTTTTGCGTCAAGAACAGCAAATCAGTGGAACAGTAACACTGCCAATGAGAACTTTAGAGGGATCAAACTTACcacaacaaaaaccaaaaccaaaagctAAAGAAATAACCTGAAAGTACCCATCAGATAATGAGCTGGTTCTCACAGTATCTGCATCCAAAACTCCAAGTACGAAGCATAAAGGCCCCTCCACACTGCCCACAGATTACAGTAAAAGCCAAGCTGATACGAAATGTTTCATGATCAGTCTCGTTAGTGCCAAGATAACCACTTTCTCCAAGCACCGTATTTCCCCTGTGctcatcaattttcttttctctatgaTTTCCCTGAGAAAGTTGGAAGATGTTCATTCAATTTCTGAAGGCATTAACACTCACCATTACACTTGCTCAGTCATGCACGCCACACTGACACTCCAGCTTTCTAGTTGTTACCCCTAATCCCTATAACGCGGATTCCTTCATTAAATGACCCTTCGCTTGTTCCCTAATTAACCCATTACCCAcatctacctctctctctctctctctctctctctcgtactGCTATCTTTCTTCATCGACAAGGTGGTGGCAGTGGCATCAGGAAATTTAAAAAGAGTGATTGATCGAACTGTACGAAAAAATTATGTGagcttaaaaagttaaaacatgtCGAAGTTCAATTGGCTAGCACTCCGAAATGTCAAAAAAGATATACATTTTCTgcgtaatttttaattttgacgAAACATTCTGGAACTCATTAGTAATTATTAGACAATACCCATGCCATCGTTCGAAAAAGCTATCGTTGAGCAACTTGATGAGCATCCTCACACAGTATAATATGATGTGCATGTGAATTATTTTGCTGGTTTTTAGGTTAGTTAAACATAATTATCAATGTCTGCTACTAATTGAGAcagatcatgtatatatatacatgctctTTTTTAGGATCTTATCAAAGTTGGATATTCCCTATTCTTTCACTGTATTCGAATGATGATACCTCcaaagcctatatatatatatatatatatatatatatatatatatattgatcagtgtttttttagttattaattaatataaccaGTTAATTTCCACGTAAGTTtttctgaatatatataatggttTCATGAGTGTAATATTTGCATGCGAGCTGGCACGTAAATGggatatattatgttatataaaacCCCtcgtgaaaaaagaaaaagagagattagGCACATagagttttctttaaatttttttttgtctattttgCACTTTCTCgttaaaagcaaaagaaaaatctctcTTTTCACGCTAAATAATATTGAGAAGTTTCACAcgaattagaaataaattcatgttgatctttataaaaaattatctttttttttctattagacattttataaaaagaaatagatgtctctataaataaatagtCTGGCCGGGTGCCAGTGCTTGCAAATTATTGGGTAGGACGTATATATAAGCCAATTCAAGTTTCACTTGATCATGATTTAGGTGCTGATCATCGAGGTTGACCTTCTTCTCCAACATGGTTCACGAATAAGCTTCTCCGTTGCCAGCAGCTAGTTCCTTGAGTGAGAGACAAAGTGACCACTATTCTCTAATCACAGCATCTTATCTAAAGCTATACCAACCGATCAACTTAGacaacttcttttttctttcctagcTGCAGAATTAGTAAAggaaagatattatataatgttactgaaaatcaaataaaaaagaagagtacTTAAATCTTGATGCGGCAATTATTATTAACGTAGTCGTCtgtattaattaggataaacgAATGAAAAAATGTGTGCTCTTTgatcatttgattttatatttgattgaaGAGAGATCGAAAAGTACTGTATGTAATGTAATTGTAATAGGCTACTTTATGAGTGTTTGATCCTCTACCAATCAAGAGCAATGAATCTAGACCCATTTCTTAAGGAACACTCGATTCCTTCTACTTTGAGccagtttaaatttctttttttattttatttttttatgtttgtttgtcTGGTAAGAAATCTGCTGCTTGAACTTTAAGACCAGTTTGGATCGAATATGTACGTAGTCGATCGAGTATGTGTGGTGGGGCTTTTACGATAAGAACTAGTCAACGAGAGACAAGTAGCTGTCAAGCTGTTTCCCACGTGATGCCTAA includes these proteins:
- the LOC108996331 gene encoding BTB/POZ domain-containing protein NPY2-like isoform X1, whose translation is MKFMKLGSKPDSFQTDGNNVRYVTSELATDIALIVGDVKFYLHKFPLLSRSGRLQKLVTTTKEEKTDEVNISDIPGGPAAFEICAKFCYGMTVTLNAYNVVAARCAAEYLEMHETMERGNLIYKIDVFLTSSIFRSWKDSIIVLQTTKFLLPLSEELKVVSDCIDCIATKACIDVSKVDWSYTYNRKKLPEENGNDPNWNGVRNRPVPKDWWVEDLCELEIGLYKRVLVNIKNIGIVSNDVIGEALKAYAYRRLPGFSKGMIQSGDMAKYRSVVDTIVWLLPADKGCVSCSFLLKLLKASILVNSGEMDKFELVRRIGQQLEEASVNDLLIRAPEEETTMFDVSTVQKIVQEFLMQDKSAEIESLEESHELQETRSGILSEASKLMVAKLIDGYLAEISKDPNLTLSMFVDLAEMVCNISRPAHDGLYRAIDMYLKEHPGISKSEKKRICKLMDCKKLSVDACMHAVQNERLPLRVVVQVLYFEQVRAAASSGSSTPDIPKGIKDLNSGSHGSSRSATTNTEEDWDGVATAEDLKALKGELAALRLANGVGGSERNGDGKSNVDKAAINKMKGLLKSKILTKLWSGKGGQGDNSGSDSSDSLGSANPEEGKSTPSRNRRHSVS
- the LOC108996331 gene encoding BTB/POZ domain-containing protein NPY2-like isoform X2, producing the protein MTVTLNAYNVVAARCAAEYLEMHETMERGNLIYKIDVFLTSSIFRSWKDSIIVLQTTKFLLPLSEELKVVSDCIDCIATKACIDVSKVDWSYTYNRKKLPEENGNDPNWNGVRNRPVPKDWWVEDLCELEIGLYKRVLVNIKNIGIVSNDVIGEALKAYAYRRLPGFSKGMIQSGDMAKYRSVVDTIVWLLPADKGCVSCSFLLKLLKASILVNSGEMDKFELVRRIGQQLEEASVNDLLIRAPEEETTMFDVSTVQKIVQEFLMQDKSAEIESLEESHELQETRSGILSEASKLMVAKLIDGYLAEISKDPNLTLSMFVDLAEMVCNISRPAHDGLYRAIDMYLKEHPGISKSEKKRICKLMDCKKLSVDACMHAVQNERLPLRVVVQVLYFEQVRAAASSGSSTPDIPKGIKDLNSGSHGSSRSATTNTEEDWDGVATAEDLKALKGELAALRLANGVGGSERNGDGKSNVDKAAINKMKGLLKSKILTKLWSGKGGQGDNSGSDSSDSLGSANPEEGKSTPSRNRRHSVS